In a single window of the Anas acuta chromosome 24, bAnaAcu1.1, whole genome shotgun sequence genome:
- the LOC137843920 gene encoding trem-like transcript 1 protein, whose product MGSFPALLLLLALPGLCMPGEDTHMFLQVEGDTFRANCSYDVHKHLHKKKFWCKEQPEKYCPGLPLRFPSEEGLNPNRAQYRPVQLKDFGGGWFSVSMAALRREDSGTYQCGVWVDLKQILLQRIQMVVSPTEPVIIFAKKGKSLFLHCSYSVTINVGKLQHFLWCKMVSRATCQPIIRANTDQSIIKVGRTKMTNDFSWKMIRVWLKNLQLNDSGEYHLESHFQGRNKLLKRIMLEVLGEKQELDASPTDASKKDKRTLYAVMVLSSILATAALIAIVTLLVTSYIRRKRAGKEMDFGRHPDFRKGVQQKDGRKNTNRSSNGDKNDCTTYAVLRHQTQPEPEDVTYVNVQPSPKVSFHLEEPPGNSAFSGPVEYATVFFRATAPHSGTEKEKNRST is encoded by the exons gatTGTGCATGCCAGGAGAGGACACGCACATGTTTCTGCAAGTAGAGGGAGACACCTTCAGAGCTAACTGTTCATATGATGTGCACAAGCATTTACACAAGAAGAAATTCTGGTGCAAGGAGCAACCAGAAAAATATTGTCCAGGCTTACCCTTGAGATTCCCTTCAGAAGAAGGGCTTAATCCTAACCGTGCACAGTATCGTCCTGTTCAGCTGAAAGACTTTGGAGGCGGCTGGTTTTCTGTTAGCATGGCAGCACTTCGACGAGAGGATTCTGGCACATACCAGTGTGGAGTCTGGGTAGATCTGAAGCAAATTTTGCTGCAAAGAATACAGATGGTGGTTTCACCTACGG AACCTGTAataatatttgcaaaaaaagggaaatccCTGTTCCTTCATTGCTCCTATTCTGTGACAATCAACGTCGGGAAGCTTCAACATTTTCTGTGGTGCAAAATGGTGTCCCGAGCTACATGTCAACCTATTATCAGAGCTAACACTGATCAAAGTATCATTAAAGTAGGAAGGACTAAAATGACGAATGACTTCTCATGGAAAATGATTAGAGTGTGGCTGAAAAATCTCCAACTTAATGACTCAGGAGAATACCATCTCGAGAGCCATTTCCAGGGGAGAAACAAACTGCTGAAGAGGATCATGCTGGAAGTTTTGG gggaaaaacaggAACTGGATGCCAGCCCCACAGATGCCAGCAAAAAGGACAAGAG GACTCTTTATGCTGTCATGGTGCTGAGTTCCATCCTGGCTACAGCTGCCCTGATTGCTATTGTTACACTCCTTGTCACCAGCTACatcagaaggaaaagagcag GAAAAGAGATGGACTTTGGCAGACATCCTGATTTCAGAAAAGGAGTGCAGCAG aaggatggaagaaaaaatacaaatagaagTTCAAATGGGGATAAGAATGACTGCACAACATATGCTGTCTTAAGGCACCAAACTCAACCAGAGCCTGAAGATGTTACATATGTCAACGTGCAGCCTTCACCAAAAGTTTCATTCCACCTTGAAGAACCACCAGGGAACTCAGCTTTCTCAGGACCTGTAGAATACGCTACTGTTTTCTTCAGAGCCACAGCTCCACATTCTGGaactgagaaagagaaaaacaggtcCACCTAA